From the genome of Ignavibacteriales bacterium, one region includes:
- a CDS encoding TolC family protein — MTQQKKSVPFSIVKSIIIVFIVQLSLSAQSKVYTLDEAINTALSNNRDITISVMNVKKAGTAVDEAFGYALPSLDLSGNFSHFLQKPKTSFPDFGTLLQNATYSILFDENVLPRDENKFKPMQNVLQSFAQTNNYSTSLTLSQTLFSSAVFKGIGASQIYYDLAKADLNRTVSKTVLSVQKTFYGVLLLKSSLEITKASFENAQINLKDVKAFYQEGMVSEFDLLQAEVMVENIRPIVLNMENNLKTAKDGLKLVLGIEQLEAIDVQGDFLYQPYDISNEDGLFDEALASNYELRTLELKKQVDEAFVELDISDYWPNIAAFGQYAYAGSSDNWNFNNYSSATVGISFSMNLWKGNRTKNAVQQSTINYQQTEEQFKQLKDYTLLNVKTKIQDLKTVQSIIDVQNRNVEVAERSYQIAKVRYKEGVGSQIELQNTDLSLKQARLNRIQSLYSYLVTKYELEQILGRTNPDYFTSFGRIEN, encoded by the coding sequence ATGACACAACAAAAAAAGTCAGTCCCTTTTAGCATAGTCAAATCAATAATAATTGTTTTTATAGTTCAGCTCTCTTTATCGGCACAATCTAAAGTTTATACTTTGGATGAAGCAATTAACACAGCTCTTAGCAACAACAGAGACATTACAATCTCCGTTATGAATGTTAAAAAAGCCGGTACCGCTGTGGATGAAGCTTTTGGATATGCATTACCAAGCTTGGATCTTTCAGGCAACTTTTCACATTTTTTGCAGAAACCAAAAACTTCGTTCCCCGATTTCGGCACTTTGCTGCAAAATGCAACCTACTCAATTCTGTTTGATGAAAATGTTCTTCCAAGAGATGAGAATAAATTTAAACCAATGCAAAATGTATTACAGTCATTCGCTCAAACTAATAATTACTCAACAAGTTTAACCCTTTCACAAACGCTGTTTAGTTCTGCAGTGTTTAAAGGAATTGGGGCATCACAGATTTATTATGATTTAGCAAAGGCGGATTTAAATCGCACTGTTTCAAAAACCGTTTTATCAGTTCAGAAAACATTTTATGGAGTACTACTTTTAAAATCATCATTAGAAATTACCAAGGCTAGTTTTGAAAATGCCCAGATAAATCTAAAGGATGTAAAGGCTTTTTATCAAGAAGGAATGGTCTCTGAATTTGATTTACTTCAAGCAGAAGTTATGGTTGAAAATATTCGGCCGATAGTACTAAACATGGAAAATAATTTAAAGACTGCAAAAGATGGATTAAAATTAGTTCTTGGTATCGAACAACTTGAAGCTATCGATGTTCAAGGTGATTTTTTATACCAGCCTTATGATATTTCTAATGAGGATGGATTATTTGATGAAGCACTTGCATCAAATTATGAATTAAGAACCTTAGAATTGAAAAAACAAGTTGATGAAGCTTTTGTTGAACTTGATATTTCTGACTATTGGCCGAACATTGCCGCATTTGGTCAATATGCTTATGCTGGTTCATCTGATAATTGGAATTTTAACAACTACTCCTCAGCTACAGTTGGTATAAGTTTTTCTATGAATCTTTGGAAAGGCAATAGAACAAAAAATGCCGTTCAACAATCAACAATTAATTATCAACAAACAGAAGAACAGTTTAAACAACTCAAAGACTATACATTATTAAATGTAAAAACTAAAATTCAAGATTTAAAAACTGTTCAATCCATAATTGATGTTCAAAATAGAAATGTTGAGGTGGCTGAAAGATCTTACCAAATAGCAAAAGTAAGATATAAAGAGGGTGTTGGTAGTCAAATCGAGTTGCAAAACACTGATCTTTCGCTAAAGCAAGCACGCTTGAATCGTATTCAATCTTTGTATTCATATTTAGTAACCAAATATGAACTTGAACAAATACTTGGAAGAACCAATCCGGATTATTTTACTAGCTTTGGCAGAATAGAAAATTAA
- a CDS encoding efflux RND transporter periplasmic adaptor subunit — protein MNQIINNPIKLLSIAIIFFSLIVIQACGEKPEDTTSIDKTTYVDTVSVEAQLIGIKEITISKTFSGTLEGEDQANIIAKIPERIMKVNVKVGEYVKAGNVLFELDKGGASSQFYQAQAAYLNAQKNYERMQNLLKEGAISQQTFDGVQTLYEVAKANFDAARSTVEITSPISGVVTSINVNIGDLANPQMPMATIANIGRMKAKFNVGESDVPSFYVGQLVQIYSEMNPDVIQAGKINQLSKSANIQSRTFEMQALFSNTQDRWFKPGMFCRVNVKMKTKNNSLVVPFNAIVKENNSDGIYLINEDKAYFKSITTGISDGKFIEVISGLKTGDRIVTVGMNNLKDGTVVMVMNK, from the coding sequence ATGAATCAGATTATTAATAACCCTATCAAGCTACTTTCAATTGCAATTATATTTTTTTCATTAATTGTAATTCAAGCTTGCGGAGAAAAGCCAGAAGATACAACCTCGATTGATAAAACTACTTATGTAGATACAGTATCCGTTGAAGCTCAATTAATTGGGATTAAAGAGATTACAATATCCAAAACTTTTTCCGGTACTTTAGAAGGTGAAGATCAAGCAAACATTATAGCAAAAATACCTGAACGAATAATGAAGGTAAATGTAAAAGTTGGTGAATATGTTAAGGCTGGAAATGTTTTATTTGAATTAGATAAAGGCGGTGCATCATCTCAATTTTATCAAGCTCAAGCTGCTTATTTAAATGCACAAAAAAACTACGAAAGGATGCAAAATCTTTTAAAAGAAGGTGCTATATCACAACAAACATTTGATGGTGTTCAAACACTATATGAAGTAGCCAAAGCAAATTTTGATGCTGCAAGAAGTACGGTTGAAATTACTTCCCCAATTTCCGGCGTTGTAACTTCCATCAATGTTAACATCGGTGATCTTGCGAATCCTCAAATGCCAATGGCTACTATTGCAAACATTGGAAGAATGAAAGCTAAGTTTAATGTGGGTGAAAGTGATGTGCCAAGTTTTTACGTTGGACAATTGGTACAAATATATTCTGAAATGAATCCAGATGTCATTCAAGCTGGAAAAATCAATCAACTTTCAAAGTCTGCAAATATTCAATCAAGAACATTTGAAATGCAGGCGTTATTTTCCAACACTCAAGACAGATGGTTTAAGCCAGGAATGTTTTGCAGAGTTAATGTAAAGATGAAAACAAAAAATAATTCACTGGTAGTACCCTTTAATGCCATTGTAAAAGAAAATAACAGCGATGGTATTTATTTGATAAATGAAGATAAAGCTTACTTTAAAAGTATTACAACAGGTATTAGTGATGGTAAATTTATTGAGGTTATTTCTGGATTAAAAACCGGAGATAGAATTGTTACCGTAGGCATGAACAATCTTAAGGATGGTACAGTTGTAATGGTTATGAATAAATAA
- a CDS encoding efflux RND transporter permease subunit, which yields MKLADVSIRRPVFATMMIMSLIVLGLFSYYKLSVDLYPDVDIPFVVITTVLPGAGPEQIETDVTKIIEDAVNPVEGVDFIQSTSQENVSIVVIAFKLEINGKDAAQDVREKIAAIKANLPTEIEDPVIQRYDPASLPIMSLTVSGNMSDKDITTYTKDVIKKRLENIPGVGSVNLVGGSEREVQIEVDVARLRAYNISIQDVIMNVGGQNVEIPGGNVTEGKSQLLVRTMGKYKSVEDFNKVIVATPMGRPVYLSDIATVEDGVVEKKSLTRVNGKIAVGLNIIKQSGSNTVQVAHNVNKQIANIQKDIPAGLAINVALDNSIFIETSIDDVLFDILYGGLLAVIVIYLFLANFRATVISGLALPASIIASFIFMFALGFTLNMMSLLALSLAVGLLIDDAIVVIENIYRHMSQGETPMEAAKSASEEIGLAVMATTFTIVAVFVPVAFMPGIVGRFFYEFGITISAAVLVSLFVAFTLTPMLSSKWLHREDEEHTGKENILQRFLYRFNQWFNKLNSKYEKSLRWSLSHRKTIVFGAIAIFILSFMLMGMLGSQFFPESDQSQFNLIVESSPGSSLEQTSYICEKVEDVIRNNPEVTTVLTTIGSGNDPVTKATILVKLVHTNERNKSDKQLISEIRNKIKFIPGAKFSARVQGGPGGNEKPVTLSIRGESIAELQKIAEKVEAIVKQTPGAVDVDNSLELSKPEIRINIDREKASDLAVNPFLIASTVRAMVDGAVATQFKEGDEQIDVRVRLKKDDRKNINDLSLITVKSNKKIGNQDFLIPITDIATITQDVGPAKINRYARQKEIRVDANLDGRFLGVVLGDILKETSNLELKSGYSINVIGQGQTQEESFGNMLLTLLLAIVFVYIVLAAQFDSFIHPFSIMLALPMSIIGAVLSLLIFGSALSVMSMIGIIMLMGLVTKNGILLVDYTNVLRERGMSRFDALVKAGPTRLRPILMTTFAMIFGMVPVALALGEGAEFRAPMGQAVIGGLITSTLLTLFIVPVVYSILDDVSNYFSKNKKNKI from the coding sequence ATGAAATTAGCTGATGTCTCCATAAGACGCCCTGTTTTTGCAACTATGATGATTATGTCATTGATTGTGCTCGGACTTTTTTCTTACTACAAGTTAAGCGTGGATTTATACCCTGATGTTGATATTCCTTTTGTTGTAATTACAACTGTGCTCCCAGGAGCAGGTCCGGAACAGATCGAAACAGATGTAACAAAGATTATTGAAGATGCTGTTAATCCTGTTGAAGGTGTTGACTTTATCCAATCAACATCACAGGAAAATGTATCAATAGTTGTAATCGCTTTTAAACTTGAGATAAACGGTAAGGATGCTGCACAGGACGTACGTGAAAAAATAGCTGCCATAAAAGCTAACCTGCCAACGGAAATTGAAGACCCTGTTATTCAACGATATGATCCTGCAAGTCTACCAATTATGTCTTTAACTGTTTCCGGAAATATGTCTGATAAAGATATTACTACTTATACAAAAGATGTAATTAAAAAAAGATTAGAAAATATTCCAGGTGTTGGTTCTGTCAATCTTGTTGGTGGATCTGAAAGAGAAGTTCAGATTGAAGTTGATGTTGCTCGATTAAGAGCGTACAATATTTCTATCCAAGATGTTATAATGAATGTGGGCGGGCAGAATGTTGAAATTCCAGGCGGTAACGTTACTGAAGGGAAAAGCCAGCTTCTTGTAAGAACAATGGGAAAATACAAAAGCGTTGAAGATTTTAATAAAGTAATTGTTGCTACTCCAATGGGTAGACCTGTTTACTTGTCAGATATCGCTACAGTTGAAGATGGTGTAGTTGAGAAAAAAAGTTTAACAAGAGTTAATGGTAAAATTGCGGTAGGGTTAAATATTATCAAGCAATCCGGTAGCAACACAGTTCAAGTTGCACATAATGTTAACAAACAAATAGCAAACATCCAAAAAGATATTCCAGCAGGTTTAGCAATTAATGTTGCACTTGATAATAGTATATTTATTGAGACTTCAATAGATGATGTATTATTTGATATTCTTTATGGTGGACTATTAGCTGTTATAGTTATATATCTTTTCCTTGCAAACTTTAGAGCTACAGTTATAAGCGGCTTAGCACTTCCTGCATCTATCATTGCAAGTTTTATATTTATGTTTGCACTTGGTTTTACACTAAATATGATGTCCTTACTGGCTTTGTCTCTTGCGGTTGGGTTGTTAATTGATGATGCGATAGTGGTAATTGAAAATATTTATCGTCATATGTCTCAAGGCGAAACCCCAATGGAAGCAGCTAAATCAGCTAGCGAAGAAATTGGTCTTGCTGTAATGGCAACAACCTTTACAATCGTAGCTGTATTTGTTCCTGTAGCTTTTATGCCTGGCATCGTTGGAAGATTTTTTTATGAATTTGGTATAACGATTTCGGCAGCAGTTCTTGTATCTCTTTTTGTAGCATTTACATTAACACCTATGTTATCATCAAAGTGGCTACATAGAGAGGATGAAGAACATACTGGGAAAGAAAATATTTTACAGCGATTTTTGTACAGATTTAATCAATGGTTTAATAAACTTAACAGTAAATATGAAAAATCTTTACGATGGTCTTTATCACACCGAAAAACAATTGTATTTGGCGCAATTGCAATTTTTATTTTAAGCTTTATGTTAATGGGAATGCTTGGTTCTCAATTCTTTCCCGAAAGTGATCAGAGCCAATTTAATCTGATTGTTGAGTCTTCTCCAGGAAGCTCACTTGAACAAACAAGTTATATTTGCGAAAAAGTTGAAGATGTTATTAGAAATAATCCTGAAGTTACTACTGTCTTAACTACAATCGGTTCTGGAAACGATCCTGTAACAAAAGCAACAATACTTGTTAAACTTGTTCACACTAACGAAAGAAATAAATCTGATAAGCAGCTTATTTCTGAAATAAGAAATAAAATTAAGTTTATTCCTGGTGCTAAATTTAGTGCACGTGTTCAAGGCGGACCCGGTGGTAACGAAAAACCAGTAACTCTAAGTATACGTGGAGAAAGCATTGCAGAATTACAAAAAATTGCTGAAAAGGTTGAAGCAATTGTTAAGCAAACTCCTGGTGCTGTTGATGTTGACAACAGTCTTGAATTATCAAAACCAGAAATAAGAATTAATATAGATAGAGAAAAAGCATCGGATCTAGCTGTTAATCCATTCTTGATTGCCTCAACTGTTAGAGCAATGGTTGATGGCGCTGTTGCTACTCAGTTTAAAGAAGGTGATGAGCAGATTGATGTAAGAGTAAGATTAAAAAAAGATGATCGTAAAAACATTAATGATCTTTCTCTGATTACAGTGAAAAGCAATAAAAAAATTGGGAACCAAGATTTTCTTATCCCCATAACTGATATTGCCACTATCACACAGGATGTTGGTCCTGCCAAAATAAATAGATACGCAAGACAGAAAGAAATAAGAGTTGATGCAAACCTTGATGGTAGATTTTTAGGTGTGGTTTTAGGTGATATTCTAAAAGAAACTTCTAACTTAGAATTAAAATCCGGCTATTCAATTAATGTAATTGGTCAAGGACAAACGCAAGAAGAATCATTTGGGAATATGCTTCTCACATTGCTTTTAGCTATTGTTTTTGTTTACATTGTGCTCGCTGCACAGTTTGATAGCTTTATACACCCGTTTTCAATTATGCTTGCATTGCCTATGTCTATAATTGGCGCCGTTCTATCGTTGTTAATTTTTGGTAGCGCTCTTTCAGTCATGTCTATGATCGGTATAATAATGTTGATGGGATTAGTTACTAAAAATGGAATTTTGCTTGTTGATTACACAAACGTTTTACGTGAGCGTGGAATGTCCAGATTTGATGCTTTAGTTAAAGCAGGACCAACAAGATTACGCCCCATTTTGATGACTACTTTTGCAATGATATTTGGAATGGTTCCAGTTGCACTTGCTCTTGGTGAAGGTGCTGAATTCCGTGCTCCAATGGGACAAGCAGTAATTGGCGGTTTAATAACGTCCACATTGTTAACATTATTTATCGTTCCTGTTGTTTATTCTATACTTGATGATGTTAGTAACTATTTTTCCAAAAACAAAAAGAATAAGATCTAA
- a CDS encoding PQQ-dependent sugar dehydrogenase — MIRKMKTIILLLILFQLTALPQFSFEVAFPNLSFSSALDLKNAGDGTDRLFVVERSGIIKVFPNQTNVSTTKTFLNITDRVTAGGETGLLGLAFHPDYETNGYFYVNYTAPNPLHTIISRFQVSAANPDSADKNSELILLTYDQPYSNHNGGCVAFGNDGYLYISAGDGGSGGDPLGNGQSITTLLGKIIRIDVNNPQPPLNYGIPAGNPFMDSTNVNIRKEIYAWGLRNTWRFSIDPVTGWLWAGDVGQDAWEEVDIIQTGKNYGWRCYEGTHPYNLSGCNGTYEQPIWEYPHSEGFSITGGYVYRGQNVPELYGKYVYGDYGTAKVWSLEYDGVNPVVNSQITTAAGSITSFGVDENNELYLISFNGKIYTFTPTVVPVELISFSATVVNGKIKLDWNTATETNNAGFKIERSRDGVNYEEIFFIGGSGTSTNRNVYSYTDESVSSGVYYYRLKQINYDGSFEYLNVVAVDLGIPVRFLLEQNYPNPFNPKTSINFQLPNEGLVTLKIYDLLGNEVSTLLEDQKPAGSYTVDFNAKQLTSGIYFYKLISGSFSSTKKMILMK, encoded by the coding sequence ATGATAAGAAAAATGAAAACAATAATATTGTTGTTAATACTATTTCAACTTACGGCACTTCCACAATTTAGTTTTGAAGTTGCATTCCCAAATTTAAGCTTTTCCAGCGCACTTGATCTTAAAAACGCTGGCGATGGAACAGATAGATTGTTTGTAGTTGAAAGAAGTGGGATAATTAAAGTTTTTCCAAATCAAACAAATGTTTCAACCACAAAAACTTTTTTAAATATCACTGATCGTGTAACGGCGGGTGGTGAAACTGGTTTACTTGGTTTAGCTTTCCATCCCGATTATGAAACTAATGGGTATTTCTATGTTAACTATACTGCTCCTAATCCATTGCACACAATAATTTCAAGATTTCAAGTTTCCGCAGCAAATCCGGATTCGGCAGATAAAAATTCGGAATTAATTTTACTTACTTATGATCAGCCGTATTCAAATCATAATGGTGGGTGTGTAGCTTTTGGAAACGATGGTTATTTATACATTTCAGCGGGTGATGGTGGATCAGGCGGTGATCCGCTAGGTAATGGACAGAGTATAACAACTTTGCTTGGGAAAATTATTCGTATAGATGTAAATAATCCTCAACCACCATTAAACTATGGAATTCCTGCAGGCAACCCTTTTATGGATAGTACAAATGTGAATATTCGCAAAGAGATATATGCGTGGGGATTACGAAACACTTGGCGTTTCAGTATTGATCCAGTGACTGGTTGGTTATGGGCTGGCGATGTTGGACAAGACGCTTGGGAGGAAGTTGATATAATTCAAACTGGGAAAAATTACGGCTGGCGGTGTTATGAAGGAACTCATCCATATAATTTAAGCGGATGTAATGGGACTTATGAACAACCGATCTGGGAATATCCTCACTCTGAAGGATTTTCTATAACCGGAGGGTATGTTTATCGGGGACAAAATGTTCCGGAGTTGTATGGGAAATATGTTTATGGTGATTACGGAACAGCTAAAGTCTGGTCACTTGAGTATGATGGAGTTAATCCTGTAGTAAATTCGCAAATTACAACCGCAGCCGGTTCTATTACATCATTTGGAGTTGATGAAAATAATGAGTTGTACCTGATTTCGTTTAATGGAAAGATTTATACATTTACTCCTACTGTTGTACCAGTGGAACTAATTTCTTTTAGTGCTACAGTAGTTAATGGCAAAATTAAGCTTGATTGGAACACAGCTACCGAGACAAATAACGCTGGATTTAAGATTGAAAGAAGTCGGGATGGTGTAAATTATGAAGAAATATTTTTTATTGGAGGTAGTGGAACAAGTACAAACCGAAATGTATATAGTTATACAGATGAATCAGTCAGTTCTGGTGTTTACTACTATCGTCTAAAGCAAATAAATTATGATGGTTCATTTGAATACTTAAATGTTGTTGCTGTTGATTTGGGAATACCTGTTAGATTTTTACTTGAACAAAATTATCCTAATCCATTTAACCCGAAAACCTCAATAAATTTTCAACTTCCAAATGAAGGTTTGGTGACATTAAAAATTTATGATTTACTTGGAAATGAAGTTTCAACATTATTAGAAGATCAAAAACCTGCAGGTAGTTATACAGTTGATTTTAATGCTAAACAACTTACAAGTGGAATTTATTTTTACAAGCTAATATCAGGTTCTTTTAGCTCCACAAAAAAGATGATATTAATGAAATAG
- a CDS encoding alpha-amylase, which produces MITYYFHITKDSRIKYSIEENLFSLNGNLVISDFSTARLLSEKINSVRRNEGKFELQVTAGQINALGLLHEIFHLLIRKYEEGNNKNVFKDSIEYLKNNITEDELDKTLLKFVEQFPPLSVYQNKVKPNEFLKGKTENKDNREILLEELIILNLENINPATHQLKELYTDENLANETKYKEIIEQTELFFESEPKIGGFNLISFLRKPIIQSPYNLEEQLDFIRSNWNVFIDELILNKILSGKDLIHEDYKLFVKHGGGEKGTPPVPTYEFDHKYFESLKLKLTEGKKLSPEEFEYYQLEVNKFTVDIDWMPRVVMIAKNAFVWMHQLTRKYGKEIKRLDEIPDAELDTLAKWNFTALWLIGIWERSSASQKIKQMMGNPEAASSAYSLYDYVIANELGGEAAFENLKTRAWHRGIRLSSDMVPNHTGIYSKWVIEKPEYFIQNKVPPYPNYKFTGPNLSDDERVEVRIEDQYYSRSDAAVVFERLDKYTGDRTYIYHGNDGTNMPWNDTAQLDLMKAEVRESLIQTIMHVARKTPIIRFDAAMTLAKKHFQRLWFPIPGSGGAIPSRADYAMTRSQFDSIMPEEFWREVVDRINAEMPNTLLLAEAFWLMEGYFVRSLGMHRVYNSAFMHMFMKEENEKYKLLIKNTLAFNPEILKRYVNFMSNPDEETAINQFGKGDKYFGVATMLITLPGLPMFAHGQIDGLSEKYGMEYKRAYYTEFTDDNLVIRHEKEIFPLTKKRYLFSQVEHFELYDFIDSTGNCNEDVFAFTNRSGNEVSLVVYNNSYSEAQGSINASCERVYGEEGRTSTTTIDKTLGINTSFGFYYIYKDYVQQLEFIESGSQLSSAGFSFHLMGYQRKVLLDFKEVFDVDGKYKILCEQLNGRGVDSIERALSEMNLAPFHNSLIHLFTSIKFSRLLLSIESDGNDNIEIPRFDDEIFRIFKDLNKIAKLNLTSQEILNKIEKDFSSIKSFNKLFYEISSSKRAAKWISEVTIFLFSESEIDRKKELSFLLFNKILFGILNSVESINTRIKIFDDLLLWKPVLEIFGFLRFEDPGKSYELFKTLFGSKIYSTEKSVQARQVNNSKNKVVEDNTEIINIYFQTLLDYELFNSFIQVNDYKEIKYFNKEKIEEYVRWNFILSVINQFEESSNQTEVSKKAFSESLKNSYARYVEVLERISKSEYKVVKLIEVSETKSIKKSGTKKRTVVKKIKPKKKTEGKTKTKEVIKKKDSVTKTKKKLSKTKKTKTKKKAKP; this is translated from the coding sequence ATGATTACATATTATTTTCACATTACAAAAGACTCACGAATTAAATACTCTATTGAAGAAAATCTCTTCTCGTTAAATGGGAATCTTGTCATTTCAGATTTTAGCACGGCCAGGTTGTTATCAGAAAAAATAAATTCTGTTAGAAGAAATGAGGGCAAATTTGAATTGCAGGTAACTGCGGGTCAAATAAACGCACTCGGTTTGCTTCACGAAATTTTCCATCTTTTAATTCGTAAATATGAAGAAGGCAATAACAAAAATGTATTTAAAGACAGTATTGAATATTTAAAGAATAATATTACTGAAGATGAATTGGATAAAACGCTTCTAAAATTTGTAGAACAATTTCCACCCCTTAGTGTATATCAAAACAAAGTAAAACCAAACGAATTTCTTAAAGGTAAAACAGAAAATAAAGATAACCGTGAGATTTTGCTTGAAGAACTTATCATTTTAAATCTTGAAAACATTAATCCAGCAACACATCAATTAAAGGAACTTTACACAGATGAAAATCTTGCTAATGAAACAAAGTATAAAGAAATAATTGAACAGACAGAATTATTTTTTGAAAGCGAACCAAAGATTGGCGGATTTAATTTAATCTCATTCCTGCGTAAACCAATAATACAAAGTCCATATAATTTAGAAGAGCAGCTTGATTTTATTCGCTCAAATTGGAATGTCTTTATTGATGAATTAATATTAAATAAAATACTTTCTGGTAAAGATCTAATTCACGAAGATTATAAATTATTTGTTAAACATGGTGGAGGCGAAAAAGGAACACCACCTGTTCCTACTTACGAATTTGATCATAAATATTTTGAATCATTAAAATTGAAACTAACTGAGGGTAAAAAATTATCGCCTGAGGAATTTGAATATTATCAACTTGAAGTAAATAAATTTACGGTTGATATTGATTGGATGCCTAGGGTAGTTATGATTGCTAAGAATGCTTTTGTTTGGATGCATCAACTAACTCGCAAATATGGAAAAGAAATAAAAAGGTTAGATGAGATTCCTGATGCAGAACTTGATACTTTGGCTAAATGGAATTTTACGGCACTATGGTTAATCGGGATTTGGGAACGCAGTTCAGCATCACAAAAAATAAAACAAATGATGGGTAATCCTGAAGCGGCATCTTCTGCTTATTCTTTATATGATTATGTGATTGCAAATGAACTTGGCGGCGAGGCAGCTTTTGAAAATCTAAAAACCCGTGCATGGCATCGAGGAATAAGGTTATCAAGCGATATGGTTCCTAATCATACTGGAATTTATTCTAAATGGGTAATAGAAAAGCCGGAGTATTTTATTCAGAATAAAGTACCTCCATATCCAAATTATAAATTCACAGGACCAAATCTTTCTGATGATGAACGTGTGGAAGTAAGAATTGAAGACCAGTATTATTCAAGATCAGATGCCGCTGTTGTGTTTGAAAGATTGGATAAATATACAGGCGATCGCACTTACATTTATCATGGCAATGATGGTACAAATATGCCGTGGAATGATACTGCACAGTTGGATTTGATGAAAGCTGAAGTGCGCGAATCACTTATTCAAACGATTATGCACGTCGCTCGTAAAACACCAATCATTCGTTTTGATGCCGCGATGACACTTGCAAAAAAACATTTTCAGCGATTATGGTTTCCCATTCCAGGTTCCGGCGGAGCAATTCCTTCGCGAGCTGATTATGCGATGACACGTTCACAGTTTGATTCAATTATGCCGGAAGAATTTTGGCGTGAAGTTGTAGATAGAATAAATGCTGAGATGCCAAACACGCTTTTACTTGCAGAGGCTTTTTGGTTGATGGAAGGGTATTTTGTTAGATCGCTTGGGATGCATCGCGTTTACAACAGTGCATTTATGCATATGTTTATGAAAGAAGAAAATGAAAAGTATAAACTGCTTATTAAAAACACTCTAGCGTTTAATCCGGAAATTTTAAAACGATATGTAAATTTTATGAGTAATCCGGATGAGGAAACTGCAATAAATCAATTTGGTAAAGGCGATAAATATTTTGGCGTTGCCACAATGCTAATCACTTTACCAGGTTTGCCAATGTTTGCGCACGGTCAGATAGATGGACTATCTGAAAAATATGGAATGGAATATAAACGAGCTTATTATACTGAGTTTACTGATGATAACCTTGTTATTAGACACGAAAAAGAAATCTTTCCGCTAACAAAGAAAAGATATTTGTTTAGTCAGGTTGAGCATTTTGAACTTTACGATTTTATTGATTCAACTGGTAACTGTAACGAAGATGTATTTGCTTTTACTAACAGAAGTGGAAATGAAGTATCACTTGTTGTTTATAACAACTCATACAGCGAAGCACAGGGATCGATAAATGCAAGCTGTGAGAGAGTTTATGGTGAAGAGGGTAGAACCAGCACAACAACAATTGATAAAACATTAGGAATAAATACGAGTTTTGGATTCTATTATATCTATAAAGATTATGTTCAACAACTTGAATTCATTGAGTCAGGCAGCCAATTAAGTTCTGCTGGATTTTCATTTCATTTAATGGGCTATCAAAGAAAAGTATTATTAGATTTTAAAGAAGTTTTTGATGTTGATGGTAAATATAAAATTCTTTGTGAACAATTAAATGGCAGAGGTGTTGATTCCATAGAACGAGCTTTAAGTGAGATGAATCTTGCTCCATTTCATAATTCTTTAATTCATCTTTTTACTTCAATAAAGTTCAGCAGACTATTGCTCTCAATAGAATCAGATGGTAATGATAATATTGAGATCCCAAGGTTTGATGATGAAATATTTAGAATATTTAAAGATCTAAATAAAATCGCAAAATTAAATTTGACTTCGCAAGAAATATTAAATAAAATAGAAAAGGATTTTAGTTCAATTAAATCTTTTAATAAGCTATTTTATGAAATTTCTTCATCAAAACGTGCAGCAAAATGGATTAGTGAAGTTACGATATTTCTATTTTCTGAGAGTGAAATAGACAGGAAGAAGGAATTATCTTTTCTATTGTTTAATAAAATATTATTTGGCATATTAAATTCTGTTGAGAGCATAAATACCCGTATTAAAATATTTGATGACCTTCTTCTCTGGAAACCTGTGCTTGAAATATTTGGTTTTTTAAGATTTGAAGATCCGGGCAAGAGTTATGAATTATTTAAAACACTTTTTGGTAGTAAAATATATTCTACTGAAAAGAGTGTTCAAGCTCGTCAAGTCAATAATTCCAAAAATAAAGTTGTAGAAGATAACACGGAAATAATAAATATATACTTCCAAACTCTTCTCGATTATGAGCTTTTTAATTCATTTATTCAGGTTAATGATTACAAGGAAATAAAATATTTCAATAAAGAAAAGATTGAGGAATATGTAAGATGGAATTTTATTCTATCAGTTATCAATCAATTTGAAGAAAGTTCAAATCAAACAGAAGTTTCTAAAAAGGCATTTTCAGAATCACTTAAGAATTCTTATGCAAGATATGTTGAAGTTCTTGAGAGAATATCTAAAAGTGAGTATAAAGTTGTAAAACTAATTGAAGTATCTGAAACTAAATCCATAAAAAAATCTGGTACAAAAAAGAGAACAGTGGTAAAAAAGATAAAGCCGAAAAAGAAAACTGAGGGCAAAACAAAAACGAAGGAAGTAATTAAAAAGAAAGATTCTGTAACTAAAACAAAGAAGAAATTATCGAAGACAAAAAAAACAAAAACCAAAAAGAAGGCAAAACCATGA